A genomic segment from Microcella flavibacter encodes:
- a CDS encoding ABC transporter permease subunit — protein MRDIDLETLLPKLGEALLQTLQMITFSFIIAGVLGVLLGILLYATRPGNLLENRAVFAVLNAAINIVRPIPFIIIIIALIPVTRALIGTSIGTSAAVPALALVATVAIARIAESNLVAVDPGTVEAGAAMGASPPRVLFTIVIPESLGPLTLGLTYIFVALVDATAVAGLVGAGGLGSLALTYGYQRFDWFVMVAVIVTLIVLVQLAQVAGNRIARAVQHQR, from the coding sequence GTGCGTGACATCGACCTCGAGACCCTGCTGCCGAAACTGGGTGAGGCGCTCCTCCAGACGCTGCAGATGATCACGTTCTCGTTCATCATCGCGGGAGTGCTGGGGGTGCTGCTCGGGATCCTGCTCTACGCCACCCGCCCGGGCAATCTGCTCGAGAACCGGGCCGTGTTCGCGGTGCTCAACGCCGCCATCAACATCGTCCGCCCCATCCCGTTCATCATCATCATCATCGCGCTCATCCCCGTGACGCGGGCCCTCATCGGCACGAGCATCGGCACGAGCGCGGCCGTGCCGGCGCTCGCCCTCGTGGCGACCGTCGCGATCGCCCGCATCGCGGAGTCGAACCTCGTCGCCGTCGACCCCGGCACCGTCGAGGCCGGCGCGGCGATGGGCGCCTCGCCCCCGCGCGTGCTGTTCACGATCGTGATCCCCGAGTCGCTCGGCCCGCTCACCCTCGGGCTGACCTACATCTTCGTCGCGCTCGTGGATGCCACTGCCGTCGCGGGGTTGGTCGGCGCCGGCGGCCTCGGCAGCCTCGCGCTGACCTACGGCTACCAGCGCTTCGACTGGTTCGTGATGGTCGCCGTGATCGTCACGCTCATCGTGCTCGTGCAACTGGCGCAGGTCGCCGGCAACCGCATCGCCCGCGCGGTGCAGCACCAGCGCTAG
- a CDS encoding MetQ/NlpA family ABC transporter substrate-binding protein, which yields MSTTTPPPAPSSDLRAALDDSKRRRRNVLIGAGSVVGVGLLVGGVVLGSSLLSDGSGPAEAAAGGAQEERLSITIAGSGESEFQDAIELVAEEKGLDVEWVNFENDWVLPNSSLVAGEVDANAFQHIAFLSAFNVANDADLTPVFSTVITQWGIFSNSITALDELVQGDRVVIPDDASNGGRALFILEDAGLIELSDDAGLYPTVDDVTGNELALEFVPVQATTIPQQYSDPSIAAVVVGTSYFDPSQGITKDDALFLDDSLAESSLPYVNVVATTADNVDDPAFEVLQEVYQDERVAAGLDADSFGNSVLVDVSVDDLRDRLADLEELARELQ from the coding sequence ATGTCCACCACCACCCCGCCCCCCGCACCGTCCAGCGATCTCCGCGCCGCGCTCGACGACTCGAAGCGCCGTCGTCGGAACGTGCTCATCGGGGCAGGCTCCGTCGTCGGCGTCGGACTCCTCGTCGGCGGCGTGGTGCTCGGCTCCTCGCTCCTCTCCGACGGCTCCGGCCCTGCGGAGGCCGCGGCCGGGGGTGCGCAGGAGGAGCGGCTCAGCATCACGATCGCCGGCAGCGGCGAGAGCGAGTTCCAGGACGCGATCGAGCTCGTCGCCGAGGAGAAGGGCCTCGACGTCGAGTGGGTCAACTTCGAGAACGACTGGGTGCTGCCGAACTCGTCGCTCGTCGCGGGCGAGGTCGACGCCAACGCCTTCCAGCACATCGCCTTCCTCAGCGCGTTCAACGTCGCGAACGACGCGGATCTCACCCCCGTGTTCTCGACCGTCATCACGCAGTGGGGCATCTTCTCGAACTCGATCACCGCCCTCGACGAGCTGGTGCAGGGAGACCGGGTGGTCATCCCCGACGATGCGTCGAACGGGGGCCGGGCGCTCTTCATCCTCGAGGACGCCGGACTCATCGAGCTCTCGGACGACGCGGGGCTGTACCCCACCGTCGATGACGTGACCGGCAACGAGCTCGCGCTCGAGTTCGTGCCCGTGCAGGCCACGACCATCCCCCAGCAGTACTCCGACCCGAGCATCGCGGCCGTCGTCGTCGGTACCTCGTACTTCGATCCCTCGCAGGGCATCACCAAGGACGACGCGCTGTTCCTCGACGACTCGCTCGCCGAGTCCTCGCTGCCGTACGTGAACGTCGTGGCGACGACCGCCGACAACGTCGACGACCCGGCCTTCGAGGTGCTGCAGGAGGTCTACCAGGACGAGCGCGTCGCCGCCGGCCTCGACGCCGACTCCTTCGGCAACAGCGTGCTCGTCGACGTCTCGGTGGACGACCTGCGCGACCGCCTCGCCGACCTCGAGGAGCTCGCCCGCGAGCTGCAGTAG
- the sufU gene encoding Fe-S cluster assembly sulfur transfer protein SufU, which translates to MSSLDALYQQIILDHSKHPHGRGLEAGEETSHQRNPVCGDEITLALRWEGDALAVVAWEGAGCSISQSSASLLVTLVEELREEGPVSAADLSQLIEEFRTAMRSRGTIELDEERFGDAAALSGVSRYVARVKCAMLAWVAAEDLLARRAAG; encoded by the coding sequence ATGAGCAGCCTCGATGCCCTCTACCAGCAGATCATCCTCGACCACTCGAAGCACCCGCACGGCCGCGGGCTCGAGGCGGGGGAGGAGACCAGCCACCAGCGCAACCCGGTCTGCGGCGACGAGATCACGCTCGCGCTGCGCTGGGAAGGGGATGCGCTCGCCGTTGTCGCCTGGGAGGGTGCCGGCTGCAGCATCTCGCAGTCGAGCGCCTCGCTGCTCGTCACCCTCGTCGAGGAGCTGCGCGAGGAGGGCCCGGTCAGCGCGGCCGACCTCTCGCAGTTGATCGAGGAGTTCCGCACCGCGATGCGCTCGCGCGGCACGATCGAGCTCGACGAGGAGCGCTTCGGCGACGCCGCCGCGCTCAGCGGGGTCTCCCGCTACGTCGCGCGGGTCAAGTGCGCGATGCTCGCCTGGGTCGCGGCCGAGGACCTGCTGGCCCGACGCGCCGCCGGCTGA
- a CDS encoding alpha/beta fold hydrolase: protein MRASRIVSTAAVLAPPLAWAAVHASSRQARRWRPGEGERSTVAGLGVRRFGAGQPVIVLLSGLASSERMWGAEYDVLGRRATVVAVDPIGFGASMSSPLLDGPLDAAAHVDAVLGVLRALDLDSRPTILVGHSMGASLALRVAARLPSARAVVAFDAPLYRTVEEADARVRHMGWFESLLAQGPLAERVCHWMCENRAVAESVAVAVSPRLPVAVARDVIRHTWRGYLAGFDAIVRDGGWADALRALDEREVPVWLVDGVDDPVPVPGRADALAEDSASVTAARLPGSHRLPLDDPMGCASIVLGVVSGYAAAR from the coding sequence ATGAGGGCATCCCGCATCGTCTCGACCGCCGCCGTGCTCGCCCCGCCGCTCGCCTGGGCGGCCGTGCACGCGAGCTCGCGGCAGGCGCGGCGCTGGCGCCCGGGCGAGGGGGAGCGGTCGACGGTCGCCGGACTCGGCGTGCGGCGCTTCGGCGCCGGGCAGCCCGTGATCGTGCTGCTCTCGGGACTCGCCTCGAGCGAGCGGATGTGGGGCGCCGAGTACGACGTGCTCGGTCGCCGCGCGACGGTCGTGGCGGTCGATCCGATCGGCTTCGGCGCCTCGATGAGCAGCCCGCTGCTCGACGGACCGCTCGATGCCGCGGCCCACGTCGACGCGGTGCTCGGCGTGCTGCGCGCGCTCGACCTGGATTCCCGCCCGACGATCCTCGTCGGCCACTCGATGGGGGCCTCGCTCGCGCTGCGGGTGGCCGCGCGCCTGCCCTCCGCCCGCGCCGTCGTCGCCTTCGACGCCCCGCTCTACCGCACGGTCGAGGAGGCGGATGCGCGCGTGCGGCACATGGGCTGGTTCGAGTCGCTGCTGGCGCAGGGCCCGCTCGCCGAGCGCGTCTGCCACTGGATGTGCGAGAACCGCGCCGTCGCCGAGTCGGTCGCGGTGGCCGTAAGCCCGCGCCTGCCCGTCGCCGTCGCCCGGGACGTCATCCGCCACACCTGGCGGGGCTACCTCGCCGGCTTCGACGCGATCGTGCGCGACGGCGGGTGGGCGGATGCTCTGCGCGCGCTCGACGAGCGCGAGGTGCCCGTGTGGCTCGTCGACGGCGTCGACGACCCGGTGCCCGTGCCGGGCCGCGCGGACGCGCTCGCCGAGGACTCCGCCTCGGTCACCGCCGCGCGCCTGCCGGGCAGCCACCGGCTGCCGCTCGACGATCCGATGGGGTGCGCCTCGATCGTGCTCGGCGTCGTCAGCGGGTACGCGGCCGCGCGCTGA
- a CDS encoding acyl-CoA dehydrogenase family protein, producing the protein MTGILQVDAHRPHDAGREPTPAEVDARIDRAFTPILAEIAAGAADRETQRRLPVAEVTALRDAGFGALRVPVQYGGWGASLEQLFRLLIALGEADANLPQLLRGHIAFVETQRALPPSALRTEWLSRIAGGEVLFGNAQAERGESSTATTEIVEVDGRLLLRGRKFYSTGTLYADWIWTGGRYGEQFVALAVAADAPGVTRIDDWGGFGQRLTGSGTTVFDDVEVDPRHILAWSDNDENRSLAYVTGLYQLILLSALAGVAKAIVRDAVDFVRPRTRTFGVPGLSSPRHDPLVQQVVGRLGAQAFAVESTVLEAVRRLDAADRERRFDESDEARYYGALAHVFEAQQVVIDLVLDAASRLFEVGGASAVDADRALDRHWRNARTLASHNPAILRAQLLGDYRLNDVLPKSPLHRARGDAGEK; encoded by the coding sequence GTGACGGGCATCCTGCAGGTGGATGCTCACCGCCCGCACGACGCCGGCCGCGAGCCGACCCCCGCCGAGGTCGACGCGCGCATCGACCGAGCGTTCACCCCGATCCTCGCCGAGATCGCCGCCGGAGCCGCCGACCGCGAGACGCAGCGCCGGCTGCCCGTGGCCGAGGTGACGGCGCTGCGCGACGCGGGGTTCGGCGCGCTGCGCGTGCCCGTGCAGTACGGCGGCTGGGGGGCGAGCCTCGAGCAGCTGTTCCGCCTGCTCATCGCGCTCGGCGAGGCCGACGCGAACCTGCCGCAGTTGCTGCGCGGCCACATCGCCTTCGTCGAGACCCAGCGGGCTCTGCCGCCGAGCGCCCTGCGCACCGAGTGGCTGAGCCGCATCGCCGGCGGCGAGGTGCTGTTCGGCAACGCGCAGGCGGAGCGGGGCGAGTCGTCGACGGCGACCACCGAGATCGTCGAGGTCGACGGGCGTCTGCTGCTGCGCGGGCGCAAGTTCTACAGCACGGGCACGCTCTACGCCGACTGGATCTGGACGGGCGGCCGCTACGGCGAGCAGTTCGTCGCGCTCGCCGTGGCCGCCGACGCGCCCGGGGTGACCCGCATCGACGACTGGGGCGGCTTCGGTCAGCGACTCACCGGCAGCGGCACGACGGTCTTCGACGACGTCGAGGTCGACCCGCGGCACATCCTCGCGTGGAGCGACAACGACGAGAACCGGTCGCTGGCCTACGTCACCGGCCTCTACCAGCTCATCCTGCTCTCGGCGCTCGCCGGGGTCGCGAAGGCGATCGTGCGCGACGCCGTCGACTTCGTGCGGCCGCGCACCCGCACCTTCGGCGTGCCCGGTCTCTCGTCGCCGCGGCACGACCCGCTCGTGCAGCAGGTCGTCGGGCGGCTCGGGGCCCAGGCCTTCGCCGTCGAGTCGACCGTGCTCGAGGCGGTGCGCCGGCTCGACGCCGCCGACCGCGAGCGCCGCTTCGACGAGAGCGACGAGGCGCGGTACTACGGCGCACTGGCGCACGTGTTCGAGGCGCAGCAGGTGGTGATCGACCTCGTGCTCGACGCCGCGAGCCGCCTGTTCGAGGTGGGCGGAGCATCCGCCGTCGACGCCGATCGGGCACTCGATCGGCACTGGCGCAACGCCCGCACCCTCGCGTCGCACAATCCGGCGATCCTGCGCGCCCAGCTGCTCGGCGACTACCGGCTCAACGACGTGCTGCCGAAGAGCCCGCTGCATCGGGCCCGAGGCGACGCCGGGGAGAAGTAG
- a CDS encoding SufS family cysteine desulfurase: MTAAPLEPAEVDGLRAQFPILAQTVNGHPLVYLDSAATAQKPERVIAAEGAFYREANAAVHRGAHTLAAEATERYEDARAEVARFLAVDENEVVFTSNATEGLNLIAYAIGNASLGMGGAAAAPYALRPGDEIVTTELEHHANLIPWQELAARTGATLRHIPVDDEGRLWVDAAAEVITERTRLLALTHVSNVTGVVSPLEQLVPLARAVGALVVLDACQSAPHGVLHPRALDVDLAVFSGHKVYGPTGIGVLYGRAALLDALPPFLFGGSMITTVTLEKAEYLPSPQRFEPGTPRIAQAVGLAEALRFVTEIGMLRIAATEEALGRRLLDGLAGIPGVRVLGGTDPDGRVGLASVVVDGVHAHDAGQFLDDRGIAARVGHHCAQPLHRRLGATASLRLSCGVHTTAAEIDLALEAVAGVRPYFGVAA; the protein is encoded by the coding sequence GTGACCGCCGCCCCGCTCGAGCCCGCCGAGGTCGACGGCCTGCGCGCGCAATTCCCGATCCTCGCGCAGACGGTGAACGGGCATCCCCTCGTCTACCTCGACTCGGCCGCGACGGCGCAGAAGCCCGAGCGCGTCATCGCCGCCGAGGGCGCCTTCTACCGCGAGGCGAACGCGGCCGTGCACCGCGGCGCGCACACCCTCGCCGCCGAGGCGACCGAGCGCTACGAGGATGCCCGCGCCGAGGTCGCCCGCTTCCTCGCCGTCGACGAGAACGAGGTCGTCTTCACCTCGAACGCCACCGAGGGCCTCAACCTCATCGCCTACGCGATCGGCAACGCGAGCCTCGGCATGGGCGGCGCGGCGGCGGCGCCCTACGCGCTGCGCCCCGGCGACGAGATCGTCACGACCGAGCTCGAGCATCACGCGAACCTCATCCCCTGGCAGGAGCTCGCGGCCCGCACCGGCGCGACGCTGCGGCACATCCCCGTCGACGACGAGGGCCGCCTGTGGGTGGATGCCGCTGCCGAGGTCATCACCGAGCGCACGCGCCTGCTCGCCCTCACCCACGTGTCGAACGTCACCGGCGTCGTCTCCCCGCTCGAGCAGCTCGTGCCCCTCGCCCGGGCGGTCGGCGCGCTCGTCGTGCTCGACGCCTGCCAGTCGGCGCCGCACGGCGTGCTGCACCCGCGCGCGCTCGACGTCGACCTCGCCGTGTTCAGCGGCCACAAGGTCTACGGCCCGACGGGGATCGGCGTGCTCTACGGCCGCGCCGCGCTGCTCGACGCCCTGCCCCCGTTCCTGTTCGGCGGCTCGATGATCACGACCGTCACGCTCGAGAAGGCCGAGTACCTGCCCTCCCCGCAGCGCTTCGAGCCCGGAACCCCGCGCATCGCGCAGGCCGTGGGCCTCGCCGAGGCGCTGCGGTTCGTGACCGAGATCGGCATGCTGCGCATCGCCGCGACTGAGGAGGCGCTCGGTCGCCGCCTGCTCGACGGGCTCGCGGGCATCCCGGGCGTTCGCGTGCTCGGCGGCACCGACCCCGACGGCCGCGTCGGCCTCGCGAGCGTCGTCGTCGACGGCGTGCACGCGCACGACGCGGGCCAGTTCCTCGACGACCGCGGCATCGCCGCCCGCGTCGGCCACCACTGCGCCCAGCCCCTGCACCGCCGCCTCGGCGCCACCGCGAGCCTGCGCCTCAGCTGCGGCGTGCACACGACCGCCGCCGAGATCGACCTCGCGCTCGAGGCCGTCGCCGGCGTGCGCCCCTACTTCGGAGTCGCCGCATGA
- a CDS encoding glycosyltransferase family 2 protein, giving the protein MPSAPRTITVVIPVKDDARHLEVCLAALARQTRKPLEIVVVDNGSTDDSAGGARAAGARVVVEAEPGIPAAASTGYDAARGEIIARLDADSVPHDDWLQRLGGALDADPGLSAVTGPGDFSSLPSAAARLAMLLYMRPYFRVFTKRLGHPPLFGSNFAMTRETWLAARDAVHRHDSEVHDDLDLSYALAPGSRVLLLTEASVPISARPFADPVALVKRVRRGRRTMRVNRVPKPVVHRRRGLRD; this is encoded by the coding sequence ATGCCCTCCGCACCCCGCACGATCACCGTCGTCATCCCGGTCAAGGACGACGCCCGTCACCTCGAGGTCTGCCTCGCCGCCCTCGCCCGCCAGACCCGGAAGCCGCTCGAGATCGTCGTCGTCGACAACGGCAGCACCGACGACAGCGCCGGGGGCGCGCGCGCGGCGGGCGCCCGCGTGGTCGTTGAGGCCGAGCCGGGCATCCCCGCCGCCGCGTCGACCGGCTACGACGCCGCGCGCGGCGAGATCATCGCGCGCCTCGACGCCGACTCCGTGCCGCACGACGACTGGCTGCAGCGGCTCGGGGGCGCGCTCGACGCCGACCCCGGCCTCAGCGCGGTGACGGGGCCGGGCGACTTCTCCTCGCTGCCGTCGGCTGCGGCCCGCCTCGCGATGCTGCTGTACATGCGGCCGTACTTCCGCGTGTTCACGAAGCGGCTCGGGCACCCGCCGCTCTTCGGCTCGAACTTCGCCATGACGCGCGAGACGTGGCTCGCGGCGCGCGACGCCGTGCACCGCCACGACTCAGAGGTGCACGACGACCTCGACCTCAGCTACGCGCTCGCCCCGGGCTCGCGGGTGCTGCTGCTCACCGAGGCGTCGGTGCCGATCTCGGCGCGCCCGTTCGCCGATCCCGTCGCACTCGTCAAGCGCGTGCGCCGCGGCCGTCGCACGATGCGCGTCAACCGCGTGCCGAAGCCCGTGGTGCACCGGCGCCGCGGACTGCGCGACTGA
- a CDS encoding methionine ABC transporter ATP-binding protein, whose amino-acid sequence MTTAISFENVSKTYTVGKRDFAALSDVNLEIERGDVFGIVGYSGAGKSTLLRTINALERPSAGRVVVDGIEVSALRGRPLHRARQRVGMIFQQFNLLQSRTVYKNIAYPLQVAGVPKEQILDRVEELLHFVGLTDKALEYPARLSGGQKQRVGIARALANRPDVLLSDEATSALDPQTTGEVLDLLRRVNTEYGVTIALVTHEMEVVREIANKVAVMQLGRVVEQGSVYDVFADPQHETSRRFVSSVLHHIPDTGALKRIRRVHRGRIVQIHVENRESNDPFLSRIARERGVDYNVVYGGVSELQSRLFGTLTVELLGDDRAVDLAISDIAITAAITEITATTPAEELARA is encoded by the coding sequence ATGACCACGGCCATCTCGTTCGAGAACGTGTCGAAGACCTACACCGTCGGCAAGCGCGACTTCGCCGCCCTCAGCGATGTGAACCTCGAGATCGAGCGCGGCGACGTCTTCGGCATCGTCGGCTACTCCGGCGCGGGCAAGTCGACGCTGCTGCGCACCATCAACGCCCTCGAGCGCCCCAGCGCGGGGCGGGTCGTCGTCGACGGCATCGAGGTGTCGGCCCTGCGCGGCCGCCCCCTGCATCGCGCGCGCCAGCGCGTCGGGATGATCTTCCAGCAGTTCAACCTGCTGCAATCGCGCACGGTCTACAAGAACATCGCCTACCCCCTGCAGGTGGCGGGGGTGCCGAAGGAGCAGATCCTCGACCGTGTGGAGGAGCTGCTGCACTTCGTCGGGCTCACCGACAAGGCGCTCGAGTACCCCGCGCGACTCTCCGGCGGGCAGAAGCAGCGCGTGGGCATCGCACGGGCGCTCGCGAACCGGCCCGACGTGCTCCTCAGCGACGAGGCGACGAGCGCCCTCGATCCGCAGACGACGGGCGAGGTGCTCGACCTCCTGCGCCGGGTGAACACCGAGTACGGCGTCACCATCGCCCTCGTGACCCACGAGATGGAGGTCGTCCGCGAGATCGCGAACAAGGTCGCCGTCATGCAGCTCGGCCGGGTGGTCGAGCAGGGCAGCGTCTACGACGTCTTCGCCGACCCGCAGCACGAGACCTCGCGCCGGTTCGTCTCCTCCGTGCTCCACCACATCCCCGACACCGGCGCGCTCAAGCGCATCCGCCGGGTGCACCGCGGCCGCATCGTGCAGATCCACGTCGAGAACCGCGAGTCGAACGACCCGTTCCTCTCCCGCATCGCCCGCGAGCGGGGCGTCGACTACAACGTCGTGTACGGCGGCGTGAGCGAGCTGCAGTCGCGCCTCTTCGGCACGCTCACGGTCGAGCTGCTGGGCGACGACCGCGCCGTCGACCTCGCCATCTCCGACATCGCCATCACCGCGGCCATCACGGAGATCACGGCCACCACCCCTGCAGAGGAGCTCGCCCGTGCGTGA
- a CDS encoding SCO4848 family membrane protein: MDAPAVVAVAVLLLGALFNVVAWPRFYPRIAADPRSRDAGGRRTAFFRVHVVLITIALVIAALSVLAAVLLLLA; the protein is encoded by the coding sequence ATGGATGCCCCCGCCGTCGTCGCCGTCGCCGTGCTGCTGCTCGGCGCACTGTTCAACGTCGTCGCCTGGCCGCGGTTCTACCCGCGGATCGCGGCGGACCCGCGCTCGCGCGACGCCGGGGGGCGGCGCACCGCGTTCTTCCGCGTGCACGTCGTGCTCATCACGATCGCGCTCGTGATCGCCGCGCTCTCGGTGCTCGCGGCGGTGCTGCTGCTGCTCGCCTGA
- a CDS encoding LLM class flavin-dependent oxidoreductase, whose translation MSDYIGLNLFEMNTVGHISHGLWVHPENTRHRYADIDFWVEQARLLEEGLFDAVFLADVIGAYDGYRGGPETAIREAVQIPSNDPLLVIPAMATATKHLAFAATFSTTYEPPFAFARRASTLDHLTKGRFGWNVVTSYLPNAARNFGLEDEIAHDDRYGIAEEYLQVLYKLWEGSWDDDAVVVDRGRRVYTDPAKVRAIDHVGEHFRVAGPHLAEPSLQRTPVIFQAGSSDRGREFAAQHAEGVFVGGRSLEVYRENVADIRRRAVEHGRRADDVKTYASAVVIVGRDTADAQEKASEFRRLSSPEGYLAHAGGGGIDLAAHPRDAIVDDIIAAEARAGRDNSQSGRRFHAPGTTVGEALDAVTAFDRNPFFVAGSAVEVADALERWTDETGLDGFNLRQFLTPGTAEDFIEHVIPELQRRGRYRTRYEESTFRERLFGPGAQRVPERHPAARYRGGANLGPSAPARAARASVERERIEVAS comes from the coding sequence ATGAGCGACTACATCGGCCTCAACCTCTTCGAGATGAACACCGTCGGCCACATCTCCCACGGCCTCTGGGTGCACCCCGAGAACACCCGCCACCGCTACGCCGATATCGACTTCTGGGTCGAGCAGGCGAGGCTCCTCGAGGAAGGGCTCTTCGACGCGGTCTTCCTCGCCGACGTCATCGGCGCCTACGACGGGTACCGCGGCGGGCCGGAGACGGCCATCCGCGAGGCGGTGCAGATCCCGAGCAACGATCCGCTGCTCGTCATCCCGGCGATGGCGACGGCAACGAAGCACCTCGCCTTCGCCGCGACGTTCAGCACGACGTACGAGCCCCCGTTCGCGTTCGCGCGCCGGGCATCCACCCTCGATCACCTCACCAAGGGGCGCTTCGGCTGGAACGTCGTCACCTCGTACCTGCCGAACGCCGCCCGCAACTTCGGCCTCGAGGATGAGATCGCGCACGACGACCGCTACGGCATCGCCGAGGAGTACCTGCAGGTGCTCTACAAGCTGTGGGAGGGCTCGTGGGACGACGACGCGGTGGTCGTCGACCGCGGCCGGCGCGTTTACACCGACCCGGCCAAGGTGCGCGCGATCGACCACGTCGGCGAGCACTTCCGGGTCGCCGGGCCGCACCTCGCCGAGCCGTCGCTGCAGCGAACGCCCGTCATCTTCCAGGCGGGCAGCAGCGACCGCGGGCGCGAGTTCGCCGCGCAGCACGCCGAGGGCGTCTTCGTCGGCGGGCGCTCGCTGGAGGTGTACCGCGAGAACGTCGCCGACATCCGCCGCCGGGCCGTCGAGCACGGTCGCCGCGCCGACGACGTCAAGACCTACGCGAGCGCCGTCGTCATCGTCGGCCGCGACACCGCCGACGCCCAGGAGAAGGCCTCGGAGTTCCGGCGGCTGTCGAGCCCGGAGGGCTACCTCGCGCACGCGGGCGGCGGCGGCATCGACCTCGCCGCTCACCCCCGAGACGCCATCGTCGACGACATCATCGCCGCCGAGGCGCGCGCCGGCCGCGACAACAGCCAGTCGGGCCGCCGCTTCCACGCCCCCGGCACGACCGTCGGCGAGGCGCTCGACGCCGTCACCGCCTTCGACCGCAACCCCTTCTTCGTCGCCGGCTCGGCCGTCGAGGTCGCCGATGCGCTCGAGCGCTGGACGGACGAGACCGGGCTCGACGGCTTCAACCTGCGGCAGTTCCTCACTCCCGGCACCGCCGAGGACTTCATCGAGCACGTCATCCCCGAGCTGCAGCGCCGCGGCCGGTACCGCACGCGGTACGAGGAGTCGACCTTCCGCGAGCGGCTGTTCGGGCCCGGCGCTCAGCGCGTGCCCGAGCGGCATCCGGCGGCGCGGTACCGCGGGGGCGCGAACCTCGGGCCGTCCGCCCCGGCGCGCGCCGCGCGCGCGAGCGTCGAGCGCGAGCGCATCGAGGTGGCCTCGTGA
- a CDS encoding YnfA family protein, whose product MTVARIAILFVLAAVAEIGGAWLVWQAVRESKPWWFAGLGVALLGAYGFIAALQPDASFGRVLAAYGGIFIAGSLAWGVIVDGFAPTRWDWIGATVALVGAAIIIGAPTATATPPE is encoded by the coding sequence ATGACCGTCGCGCGCATCGCCATCCTGTTCGTGCTCGCCGCCGTCGCCGAGATCGGGGGAGCCTGGCTCGTCTGGCAGGCCGTGCGCGAGTCGAAGCCGTGGTGGTTCGCCGGGCTGGGGGTCGCGCTGCTCGGCGCCTACGGCTTCATCGCCGCGCTGCAACCCGACGCGAGCTTCGGGCGGGTGCTCGCGGCGTACGGCGGCATCTTCATCGCGGGCTCGCTCGCCTGGGGCGTCATCGTCGACGGCTTCGCGCCGACGCGCTGGGACTGGATCGGCGCGACGGTGGCGCTGGTGGGCGCCGCGATCATCATCGGCGCACCGACGGCCACGGCCACCCCGCCGGAGTGA
- a CDS encoding dihydrofolate reductase family protein encodes MGRIIYSVASSLDGFNTDGDGGFAWAMPDEEVIAALTADAASVSTYLYGRRMYETMAGWETDPSWAEGSPESARFAQVWTRAEKVVFSTTLESVTTSRTRIERALTVEAVERAKAEAPGDLTVEGPTLAANALRLGVVDVVELLICPAVVGGGTPVFPPGVRLDLRLARERRFPNGMVQVTYERAA; translated from the coding sequence ATGGGACGCATCATCTACTCCGTGGCCTCATCGCTCGACGGGTTCAACACCGACGGCGACGGCGGTTTCGCATGGGCGATGCCGGACGAGGAGGTCATCGCCGCGCTGACCGCGGATGCGGCATCCGTCAGCACCTACCTCTACGGCCGGCGCATGTACGAGACGATGGCCGGGTGGGAGACCGACCCCTCCTGGGCCGAGGGCTCGCCCGAGTCGGCCCGCTTCGCCCAGGTCTGGACGCGCGCCGAGAAGGTCGTCTTCTCGACCACCCTCGAGTCGGTGACGACCTCGCGCACGCGCATCGAGCGCGCCCTCACCGTCGAGGCGGTCGAGCGGGCGAAGGCCGAGGCGCCGGGCGATCTGACCGTCGAAGGCCCGACCCTCGCGGCGAACGCCCTGCGGCTCGGCGTCGTCGACGTCGTCGAGCTGCTCATCTGCCCGGCCGTCGTCGGCGGCGGGACGCCGGTGTTCCCGCCCGGGGTGCGGCTCGACCTGCGGCTGGCGCGCGAGCGGCGGTTCCCGAACGGGATGGTGCAGGTCACGTACGAGCGAGCGGCCTGA